Proteins encoded by one window of Bernardetia sp.:
- a CDS encoding serine/threonine-protein kinase, giving the protein MDAQRWQLIQDIFSEALELQGKEREDYIQSKTEGDTELKEEVEKLIAGAEKADSFFGNLEDKVSDVWQKAAETTLLQEGEKVGVYQIEKELGRGGMAVVYLAKRIDGEFEQKVAIKVIKRGMDSDEVLRRFMAEKQILASLNHPNISKILNSGLAPNGLPYFVMEYIEGDDLVEYCNKNNLSIKERLEVFIQVCRTIQHAHRNLVIHRDLKPSNIIVENSKENLRNSLKLLDFGIAKVLDEENDLRTKTAMRLLTPEYASPEQIQGAVISTSSDIYQLGILLFELLSGRRPFVFDKNESVLEWEKKLTTSQTPTPSKIYEQFSEQEAKEIAKQRKTDKNQLKKVLKSELQSIVLMALRTEPERRYQSAEQLAEDIERYLTNRPIIAKPNSWGYKTRKAFERNKLAWVGFTLLFLALVGGIFGTTYQAYIAKKEKQRAEQEKLRAEQTLDFITDLFKSPDPRLQDSEGKDIKVSDFLKASEKKVFRNLQDQPVLQNELLTILSNLYDNMNLAKEGTELEKKLLPKFIEEYGENSPQAAESIRKLAAWSFETSKDVEKTDSIFNEAFDIFEKTYDKQHPKYATLLNEYGLFLQISRADVAKADSVLKVAGEIFIQNDTITADYGNNLSFRGLIANQMGRVDEALDLYERELFIKQKINQDSVGLALVKINIASIYFKKQNLIRAEALNKEALKIMERELGTEHKHTLTALNNLAAVYAAQSRYDLGKPVALRAYHEFTKKYGRKNDKTAAAALNTGFYYVKLNQFDSALVLINEANQTYQELFGENHYVTGVPLLARVEIWLEKNQPQKALADAQEADKLLSTPPIPTIHYYRGMVNFRLGSSYVALNQKEKGKEYLQKAVDILMQSNGETHYATKAAVAELNTLFE; this is encoded by the coding sequence ATGGACGCACAACGCTGGCAACTCATTCAAGATATTTTTTCAGAAGCATTAGAACTACAAGGAAAGGAGCGAGAAGATTATATTCAATCCAAAACAGAAGGCGATACAGAACTTAAAGAAGAAGTTGAAAAGCTCATAGCAGGAGCAGAAAAAGCAGATAGTTTTTTTGGAAATTTAGAAGATAAGGTATCTGATGTGTGGCAAAAAGCTGCCGAAACTACACTGTTGCAAGAAGGCGAGAAAGTAGGAGTTTATCAGATTGAAAAAGAACTGGGGCGTGGTGGAATGGCTGTGGTGTATTTAGCAAAGCGAATTGATGGAGAATTTGAGCAGAAAGTAGCGATTAAAGTGATTAAACGTGGAATGGACTCTGACGAAGTTTTGAGGCGTTTCATGGCTGAAAAACAGATTTTGGCTTCACTCAATCATCCCAATATTTCAAAAATATTGAATAGTGGGCTTGCGCCAAATGGTTTGCCTTATTTTGTGATGGAATACATTGAAGGAGATGATTTAGTAGAATATTGCAATAAAAATAATCTTTCCATAAAAGAACGACTGGAAGTTTTTATTCAAGTATGTAGAACCATTCAGCACGCTCATAGGAATCTTGTTATTCATAGAGATTTGAAACCATCTAATATCATTGTAGAAAATAGCAAAGAGAACCTACGTAATTCTTTAAAATTACTAGACTTCGGAATTGCAAAGGTTTTAGATGAAGAAAATGACCTCCGAACCAAAACGGCAATGCGTCTGCTTACGCCAGAGTATGCTAGTCCAGAGCAAATACAGGGCGCAGTTATCAGTACGTCAAGTGATATTTATCAGCTTGGTATTTTACTTTTTGAGCTACTTAGTGGGCGACGACCTTTCGTCTTTGATAAAAATGAATCGGTTTTGGAGTGGGAGAAAAAACTTACTACTTCCCAAACACCAACCCCTTCCAAAATTTATGAGCAGTTTTCAGAACAAGAAGCGAAAGAAATAGCCAAACAGCGTAAGACAGACAAAAATCAACTTAAAAAAGTATTAAAATCTGAACTACAATCGATTGTCTTGATGGCACTTCGAACCGAACCCGAAAGGCGTTACCAGTCGGCAGAACAGTTAGCAGAAGATATTGAGCGTTATCTTACCAATCGTCCAATAATAGCCAAACCCAACTCGTGGGGTTACAAAACAAGAAAAGCATTTGAGAGAAACAAACTCGCTTGGGTCGGTTTTACACTTCTATTTTTAGCACTTGTTGGAGGAATTTTTGGAACAACTTATCAAGCCTACATTGCAAAAAAAGAAAAGCAACGTGCAGAACAGGAAAAACTAAGAGCCGAACAAACCCTAGATTTTATTACCGACTTGTTTAAAAGTCCAGACCCACGTCTGCAAGACTCAGAAGGAAAAGACATCAAAGTAAGTGATTTTTTGAAGGCAAGTGAGAAGAAAGTATTTAGAAATTTGCAAGACCAACCAGTTCTTCAAAATGAACTTTTGACAATTCTCTCTAATTTGTATGATAACATGAATCTTGCTAAGGAAGGAACAGAATTAGAGAAAAAACTCTTACCAAAATTCATAGAAGAGTATGGAGAAAATTCGCCACAGGCAGCAGAAAGCATACGAAAACTAGCAGCTTGGTCTTTTGAAACTAGCAAAGACGTAGAAAAAACAGATTCTATTTTTAATGAAGCCTTTGATATTTTTGAAAAAACGTATGACAAACAGCATCCCAAATATGCAACGTTACTCAATGAATACGGACTATTTTTGCAAATTTCAAGAGCTGATGTAGCAAAAGCTGACTCTGTTTTGAAAGTTGCTGGAGAGATATTTATTCAAAATGATACAATAACAGCCGATTATGGAAACAATCTGTCTTTTCGTGGACTTATTGCCAACCAAATGGGAAGAGTAGATGAAGCACTTGATTTGTATGAAAGAGAATTATTCATTAAGCAAAAAATAAATCAAGATTCGGTTGGTCTAGCACTTGTCAAGATAAATATTGCTTCTATTTATTTTAAAAAACAAAATCTTATTCGTGCCGAAGCTCTCAACAAAGAAGCATTGAAAATAATGGAAAGAGAATTAGGCACAGAACACAAACACACTCTGACAGCACTTAATAACCTAGCAGCCGTTTATGCAGCGCAGTCTAGGTACGATTTGGGAAAACCAGTTGCCCTACGTGCTTATCATGAGTTTACAAAAAAATATGGAAGGAAAAATGATAAAACAGCAGCAGCAGCACTCAACACAGGCTTCTATTATGTAAAACTAAATCAGTTTGATTCTGCCTTAGTTTTGATAAATGAAGCTAACCAAACCTACCAAGAACTTTTTGGAGAAAACCATTATGTTACGGGAGTTCCACTTTTGGCTAGAGTAGAAATTTGGTTAGAAAAAAATCAGCCTCAAAAAGCACTAGCAGATGCTCAAGAAGCTGACAAACTTCTTTCCACTCCACCTATTCCAACTATTCATTATTATAGAGGAATGGTAAACTTTCGCTTAGGAAGTAGTTATGTAGCCTTAAACCAAAAAGAAAAAGGCAAAGAATATCTACAAAAAGCTGTAGATATTCTAATGCAAAGTAATGGAGAAACTCATTATGCCACAAAAGCTGCTGTAGCAGAATTAAATACTTTGTTTGAGTAA
- a CDS encoding tRNA(His) guanylyltransferase Thg1 family protein, with protein MKFDDLDKQMRVYETNSDVCILPKVYMVARIDGRNFTTLTKQKHNFEAPFDIRFRDMMIETVKHLMNVGFNVVYGYTESDEISLLFSHDETVFNRKTRKYNSILAGEASAKFSLLLNDLAAFDCRISQLPTKEDVVDYFRWRNEDAFRNALNAHCYWMLRKDGFSAKEATQTLEGKSVADKNELLFSYGINFNDLPNWQKRGIGIYWKTYQKKGINPITKEIKFSERRKLHIDMELEMKDAYNNFINSFLLKQSI; from the coding sequence ATGAAATTTGATGACTTAGACAAACAAATGAGAGTTTATGAAACAAACTCAGACGTGTGCATACTTCCTAAAGTGTACATGGTAGCTCGGATAGATGGTAGAAATTTTACAACACTGACGAAACAAAAACACAACTTTGAAGCTCCTTTTGATATTCGTTTTAGGGATATGATGATAGAGACAGTCAAACACTTGATGAATGTAGGTTTTAATGTGGTGTATGGCTATACAGAAAGTGATGAAATCTCTCTTTTATTTAGTCATGATGAAACAGTATTTAATAGGAAAACGAGAAAATATAATTCTATTTTGGCAGGTGAAGCAAGTGCAAAATTTTCTCTTCTACTAAATGACTTAGCTGCTTTCGATTGTAGAATTTCACAATTACCAACAAAAGAAGATGTTGTTGATTATTTTCGTTGGAGAAATGAAGATGCTTTTAGAAATGCACTCAATGCACACTGTTACTGGATGCTCAGAAAAGATGGCTTTTCAGCAAAAGAAGCTACTCAAACTCTTGAAGGGAAATCAGTAGCTGATAAAAACGAACTTCTCTTTAGCTATGGCATTAACTTCAATGATTTGCCAAACTGGCAAAAACGAGGTATAGGAATATATTGGAAAACATATCAAAAAAAAGGCATCAATCCGATTACCAAAGAAATAAAGTTTTCGGAAAGAAGAAAACTACACATTGATATGGAACTAGAAATGAAAGATGCATACAACAATTTTATAAATAGCTTTTTACTCAAACAAAGTATTTAA
- a CDS encoding AAA family ATPase: MEAIIFIGIQGSGKSTFYKEKYFNSHLRISLDLLNTRNKEAKLLDFCLEFQQRLVIDNTNPTKKERAKYIQKLKERKFKVVAIYFDTNLKIALARNELRIGKAKVAKVGILSTHKKMELPSFEEGFDEIYIFSAESSKLTQLKNEI, translated from the coding sequence ATGGAAGCAATAATTTTTATTGGCATACAAGGCAGTGGAAAATCAACTTTTTATAAGGAAAAATACTTTAATTCACATCTCAGAATAAGTTTAGACTTACTCAATACAAGAAATAAAGAGGCTAAATTATTAGATTTTTGTTTAGAGTTTCAGCAGCGTTTAGTTATTGACAATACCAATCCAACAAAAAAAGAACGAGCAAAGTACATACAAAAGCTGAAAGAAAGGAAGTTTAAAGTCGTTGCTATATATTTTGATACAAATTTAAAAATAGCTTTAGCACGAAATGAACTAAGAATAGGAAAAGCTAAGGTTGCCAAAGTAGGAATTTTATCTACTCATAAAAAAATGGAACTTCCTTCTTTTGAAGAAGGTTTTGATGAAATATACATTTTTAGTGCAGAAAGTTCAAAACTAACTCAACTGAAGAATGAAATTTGA
- a CDS encoding glycosyltransferase family 2 protein, giving the protein MRISVITPSYNQAIYLEKTIQSVISQGYDDLEYILIDGGSTDGSLEIIKKYEGYFTFWVSEKDNGQSHAINKGFEKATGDIITWLNSDDQLMPNALNSIAKEFEKDTNKEVFVVHGKTILFGENMQDKEFGASQTDFVERSLAGLPFPQPSSFFRKELIENYGFLKQDFHFGMDYEFFVPVFLNEKSIYVDDIFSKYLYHTESKSLTQQSGFARDYAKVFSKVLRSFEQSNAPNHREIVKQTISKFRELGFYTEGKDIFEIKNSFTAKQLHLSFCYNLLNQLIFYYEAIETKDKKEQFQSWQQVKKITSYLVQNESDFVTKHPEIQQVYKRSKFLNPTIMSLLRRVKKVL; this is encoded by the coding sequence TTGCGTATTTCCGTCATCACTCCCTCTTACAATCAAGCGATTTATCTTGAAAAAACGATTCAGTCTGTTATTTCACAAGGTTATGACGATTTGGAGTATATTCTGATAGACGGAGGAAGCACAGACGGTTCGTTAGAGATTATCAAAAAATATGAAGGATATTTTACTTTTTGGGTAAGTGAAAAAGATAATGGACAAAGCCACGCCATTAATAAAGGCTTTGAAAAAGCTACTGGCGACATTATTACGTGGCTCAATTCGGACGACCAACTAATGCCTAATGCTTTAAATAGTATTGCAAAAGAGTTTGAAAAAGACACAAATAAGGAAGTTTTTGTAGTCCATGGCAAGACGATTCTCTTCGGAGAAAATATGCAAGACAAGGAATTTGGAGCATCACAAACTGATTTTGTAGAACGTTCCTTGGCAGGACTTCCATTTCCTCAACCTTCTTCATTTTTTAGAAAAGAACTCATAGAAAACTATGGTTTCTTGAAACAAGATTTTCACTTTGGAATGGATTATGAATTTTTTGTGCCTGTTTTTCTCAATGAGAAAAGTATCTATGTAGATGATATTTTTTCAAAATACTTGTACCACACGGAAAGCAAAAGTCTGACACAGCAAAGTGGTTTTGCTCGTGATTATGCCAAGGTGTTTAGTAAAGTGTTGCGTTCGTTTGAGCAAAGTAACGCCCCAAATCATAGAGAAATAGTAAAGCAAACGATTTCAAAGTTTAGAGAACTGGGCTTTTATACAGAAGGTAAAGATATTTTTGAGATAAAAAATTCTTTTACAGCCAAGCAGCTTCATTTATCGTTCTGTTACAACCTCCTCAACCAACTCATTTTTTATTACGAAGCCATCGAAACAAAAGATAAAAAAGAACAGTTTCAAAGTTGGCAGCAAGTCAAGAAAATAACGTCTTATTTGGTGCAAAATGAATCTGATTTTGTAACAAAACACCCAGAAATTCAGCAAGTGTACAAACGCAGTAAGTTTTTGAATCCTACCATTATGAGCCTTTTGAGGAGAGTGAAGAAGGTTTTATAA
- the mnmG gene encoding tRNA uridine-5-carboxymethylaminomethyl(34) synthesis enzyme MnmG has product MYDVIIVGAGHAGCEAAHTAATLGSKVLLVTMNMQTIAQMSCNPAMGGVAKGQIVREIDALGGMSGIITDKTMIQFRMLNRSKGAAMWSPRCQSDRMRFAEEWRTALENNKNIDLWQEMVEGLVVRDGRVCGVRTQLGIEFEGKTVVLTNGTFLNGLIHIGEKQFGGGRAGERAATGITGQLVELGFEAGRMKTGTPPRVDGRTINYEAIEEQKGDENPSKFSFSDETQSLKHQRSCYITYTNPKVHEILQTGFEKSPMFAGRIKGLGPRYCPSIEDKIVRFSERDRHQIFVEPEGWDTVEVYVNGFSTSLPYEVQQKALNQIVGFENAKMFRPGYAIEYDFFQPTQLKETLETKRIENLYFAGQINGTTGYEEAACQGLMAGINAHQKAHEKEAFTLSRSDAYIGVLIDDLIHKGTEEPYRMFTSRAEYRILLRQDNADVRLTQKGYDLGLASEERLKKVKQKEEEVREVIKVLSKQSLDTETANPVLNKLGTSELKQKVKAIDVLKRPQVQLQDLGKMDSEIANLLESYTDTEETGRNKEEILEQAEIQIKYSEYVEKEKQLVEKMQRLENLHIFEGLDYHSMPSLSMEARKKLTQIQPRTLGQASRISGISPSDISVLMVYLNR; this is encoded by the coding sequence ATGTACGACGTAATAATAGTAGGAGCAGGACACGCAGGCTGTGAGGCAGCCCATACAGCAGCCACTTTAGGCTCAAAAGTTTTGCTCGTAACCATGAATATGCAAACGATTGCTCAAATGAGTTGTAACCCTGCCATGGGAGGCGTTGCAAAGGGGCAAATCGTAAGAGAAATAGATGCGCTAGGAGGAATGTCTGGAATTATCACAGACAAAACGATGATACAATTCCGAATGCTCAACCGTTCGAAAGGTGCTGCGATGTGGAGTCCACGTTGTCAGAGCGATAGAATGCGTTTTGCAGAAGAGTGGCGCACAGCTTTAGAAAACAATAAAAATATCGACCTTTGGCAAGAAATGGTTGAAGGGTTGGTAGTTCGTGATGGACGTGTGTGTGGTGTAAGAACGCAATTAGGAATTGAGTTTGAAGGAAAAACAGTCGTTCTTACCAACGGAACATTCTTAAACGGACTTATTCATATTGGAGAAAAACAATTTGGTGGAGGACGTGCAGGCGAGCGGGCAGCTACTGGAATCACAGGGCAGCTTGTGGAACTTGGTTTTGAAGCTGGCAGAATGAAAACAGGAACGCCTCCACGAGTAGATGGCAGAACAATTAATTATGAAGCCATTGAAGAACAAAAAGGAGATGAAAACCCATCAAAATTTTCATTTTCTGATGAAACACAGTCGTTGAAGCACCAAAGAAGTTGTTATATCACTTATACAAATCCAAAAGTTCATGAGATTTTGCAAACTGGTTTTGAGAAATCGCCTATGTTTGCAGGACGTATAAAAGGACTAGGGCCAAGATACTGTCCTTCTATTGAGGATAAAATTGTTCGTTTTTCGGAGCGTGATAGACACCAAATTTTTGTAGAGCCAGAAGGTTGGGATACGGTAGAAGTTTATGTGAATGGATTCTCTACTTCACTTCCTTATGAAGTACAACAAAAAGCATTGAACCAAATTGTAGGTTTTGAAAATGCTAAAATGTTTCGTCCAGGCTATGCGATTGAATATGATTTCTTCCAACCAACGCAACTAAAAGAAACGCTAGAAACCAAGAGAATAGAAAATCTCTATTTTGCAGGTCAAATCAATGGAACTACTGGCTACGAAGAAGCTGCTTGTCAAGGTCTTATGGCTGGAATAAACGCCCACCAAAAAGCACACGAAAAAGAAGCCTTTACACTTTCTCGTTCGGATGCCTATATCGGTGTTTTGATTGATGATTTGATTCATAAAGGCACAGAAGAGCCGTACAGAATGTTTACTTCAAGAGCAGAATATCGTATTTTGCTTCGCCAAGATAATGCTGATGTTCGTCTTACACAAAAAGGTTATGATTTGGGATTGGCTTCAGAAGAACGTCTCAAAAAAGTAAAGCAAAAAGAAGAAGAAGTAAGAGAAGTTATCAAAGTTTTGTCTAAACAAAGTCTTGATACAGAAACAGCAAATCCTGTTTTGAACAAACTAGGAACATCAGAACTTAAACAAAAAGTAAAAGCAATAGACGTTTTGAAACGTCCACAAGTTCAATTACAAGATTTAGGTAAAATGGATAGTGAAATTGCCAATCTTCTTGAAAGCTATACAGACACAGAGGAAACAGGCAGAAACAAAGAGGAGATTTTGGAGCAAGCCGAAATTCAAATCAAGTATTCTGAATATGTAGAAAAGGAAAAGCAACTGGTAGAGAAAATGCAACGCTTAGAAAATCTGCATATTTTTGAAGGGTTGGATTACCATTCTATGCCATCGCTTTCTATGGAAGCACGAAAAAAACTTACTCAAATTCAGCCTCGCACACTAGGACAGGCATCAAGAATTAGTGGAATTAGTCCTTCCGATATTTCGGTTTTGATGGTCTATTTGAATAGGTAG
- a CDS encoding glucose 1-dehydrogenase has translation MFSLKEKSIIITGAAMGLGYATAEIFAEQGAYLTLVDYNEEKLKEAEKTLSEKYSDAKFLSVVADVSDEKQVKNYIDKTVEKFSRIDGLYNNAGIEGETSLLAEYNVESFKKVIDINLMGVYYAMRHAIPIMKKQNYGRIVNVASVAGIRGVKNETPYTASKHAVAGMTKNAALEYGQDGIMTNAIAPGAILTPMVEEAFKKINPDDPKSAEKEYAKANPTLRLGDPKDVAYLVGFLLSEECSYVNGQTIAVDGGQSNIYGAV, from the coding sequence ATGTTTAGTTTGAAAGAAAAATCGATTATTATTACTGGTGCAGCTATGGGACTTGGTTATGCGACTGCCGAAATTTTTGCAGAGCAAGGAGCGTATCTCACTTTAGTTGATTATAATGAGGAAAAGCTTAAAGAAGCTGAAAAAACATTATCAGAAAAATACTCAGATGCTAAATTTTTATCTGTTGTAGCTGACGTTTCTGATGAAAAGCAAGTCAAAAATTATATAGATAAAACCGTAGAAAAGTTCTCTCGCATAGACGGACTCTACAATAATGCAGGAATAGAAGGCGAAACTTCTCTTTTAGCAGAATATAATGTGGAATCCTTCAAAAAAGTGATTGACATTAATCTAATGGGCGTTTATTATGCTATGCGTCATGCGATTCCGATTATGAAAAAGCAAAATTATGGAAGGATTGTAAATGTAGCTTCAGTAGCTGGTATTCGTGGCGTGAAAAATGAAACGCCTTATACGGCAAGTAAGCACGCCGTTGCTGGAATGACAAAAAATGCAGCCTTAGAGTACGGACAAGATGGAATCATGACAAATGCCATAGCACCAGGGGCAATTCTAACGCCTATGGTAGAAGAAGCTTTTAAAAAAATCAATCCAGATGACCCTAAATCAGCAGAAAAAGAATATGCAAAAGCAAATCCAACACTGCGATTAGGCGACCCGAAAGATGTAGCCTATTTAGTAGGTTTTCTTTTGAGTGAAGAGTGTAGTTATGTAAACGGACAAACGATTGCCGTTGATGGAGGACAGTCTAATATCTATGGAGCAGTATAA
- a CDS encoding NADH-quinone oxidoreductase subunit C, with protein sequence MLFEEIVKIVAEKFDDAISIQNMETLQPRLLIENKEVLLKLATFLFSDERLYFDNLVCITALDNEDSFEVVYQLYSYPHEHALTLAVVLERENPTVFSLTSIWKAADWHEREAYDMIGIQFENHPDLRRLLMPADWEGFPLRKDYETQENYHGIKVDY encoded by the coding sequence ATGCTTTTTGAAGAGATTGTAAAAATTGTAGCAGAAAAATTTGATGATGCTATTTCTATTCAAAATATGGAAACTCTACAACCTCGTCTTTTGATAGAAAATAAAGAAGTATTGCTAAAACTAGCTACTTTTTTATTTTCTGATGAGAGACTATATTTTGATAATCTAGTTTGTATTACAGCATTGGATAATGAAGATTCTTTTGAAGTGGTGTATCAACTTTATTCTTACCCACACGAACATGCTCTGACATTAGCAGTTGTATTAGAAAGGGAAAACCCTACCGTTTTTTCGCTTACCTCAATTTGGAAAGCTGCCGACTGGCATGAAAGAGAAGCCTACGATATGATAGGAATACAATTTGAAAACCATCCAGACCTCAGAAGACTTCTAATGCCAGCCGACTGGGAAGGTTTTCCACTTCGAAAAGATTATGAAACACAAGAAAATTATCATGGAATAAAAGTAGATTATTAA